From Actinopolymorpha cephalotaxi, one genomic window encodes:
- a CDS encoding metal-sensitive transcriptional regulator, with protein sequence MEIEANQLKDVVNRLKRVQGQLGGVIRMIEEGRDCADVVTQLAAAARALDRAGFKIIATGLRQCMVEEEGERKVDEAQLERLFLSLA encoded by the coding sequence ATGGAGATAGAGGCGAACCAGCTCAAGGACGTTGTGAACCGCCTGAAGCGGGTGCAGGGCCAGCTCGGCGGGGTCATCCGGATGATCGAGGAAGGACGCGACTGCGCCGACGTGGTGACTCAGCTCGCGGCCGCGGCCCGGGCGCTCGACCGTGCCGGGTTCAAGATCATCGCCACAGGCCTGCGTCAGTGCATGGTCGAAGAGGAGGGCGAACGAAAGGTCGACGAGGCCCAGCTGGAGCGGCTGTTTCTCTCCCTGGCCTGA
- a CDS encoding NAD-dependent epimerase/dehydratase family protein encodes MRYLVTGVAGFIGSQVAERLLPRATELIGVDCFTANYPRSMKEENLQILRSKPNFSLLEADLGAADLPELLSGVDVVVHQAGLPGVRPSWGREFSEYVAHNVVATQRLLEAARNAGVRRFVYASSSSVYGNAATYPTSEETLPRPFSPYGVTKLAGEHLCNTYAANYGLSTVALRYFTVYGPRQRPDMAFHRFVAAGCRGAEINVYGNGEQIRDFTHVDDVVRANVLATEADLPPGKVLNIAGGSRADVNTVLTLLAGLVPTPLRVTRTDHQAGDVEETWASCDEARRLLGWTPKVELLDGLASQVDWYRARLEPVLAATTNSDLDPDLSVVPAPAVRKPAKAGS; translated from the coding sequence ATGCGATATCTCGTGACAGGGGTCGCCGGGTTCATCGGAAGTCAGGTGGCCGAACGCCTGTTGCCACGCGCGACGGAGCTGATCGGCGTCGACTGTTTCACCGCAAATTATCCGCGCTCGATGAAGGAGGAGAACCTCCAGATACTTCGATCGAAACCCAATTTTTCCCTGCTGGAGGCCGATCTCGGTGCTGCAGATCTGCCTGAGCTTCTTTCCGGCGTCGACGTCGTAGTCCACCAGGCCGGCCTTCCCGGTGTGCGGCCTTCCTGGGGGCGGGAGTTCTCCGAGTATGTCGCCCACAATGTAGTGGCAACCCAGCGCCTGCTCGAGGCCGCCCGGAACGCGGGTGTCCGTAGATTCGTCTACGCGTCGAGCTCGTCCGTCTACGGCAATGCCGCGACCTACCCCACCTCCGAGGAGACGCTGCCGCGGCCGTTCAGTCCGTATGGTGTGACGAAGCTCGCTGGCGAGCATCTCTGTAACACTTACGCCGCCAACTACGGCCTCTCCACGGTCGCCCTTCGGTACTTCACCGTGTACGGGCCGCGCCAACGCCCCGACATGGCGTTCCATCGGTTCGTTGCGGCCGGGTGCCGGGGTGCGGAGATCAACGTGTACGGCAACGGCGAACAGATACGCGACTTCACCCACGTGGACGACGTCGTACGCGCCAATGTCCTCGCGACCGAGGCTGATCTGCCGCCCGGGAAGGTGCTCAACATCGCCGGCGGAAGCCGGGCGGACGTCAACACCGTCCTTACGCTGTTGGCCGGACTTGTGCCGACGCCCCTGCGGGTAACGAGGACCGATCACCAGGCGGGCGATGTCGAGGAGACCTGGGCGAGCTGCGACGAGGCTCGCCGGCTCCTCGGCTGGACACCCAAGGTCGAACTTCTGGACGGACTGGCCAGCCAGGTCGACTGGTATCGAGCCCGGCTCGAACCGGTTCTGGCGGCGACCACGAACAGCGATCTGGATCCGGATTTGAGCGTCGTTCCGGCTCCCGCAGTACGCAAGCCCGCAAAGGCGGGTAGCTGA
- a CDS encoding GntR family transcriptional regulator, with product MAGPEGTTRGDPTSRGVDRTSALPLWAQIYDDLRRRLDAGAFTAAFPGELSLVREYGVSRHTVREALRKLRSEGLVTAERGRSPMPVQPAEIEQPLGTLYSLFASVEAAGHTQHSVVMALDIRADGVVTTRLGLEESTPLLYLARLRLADSEPLAIDRVWLPASIAAPLLEADFANTALYHELDTRCGTRLSRGHERLRAVIPTPAEQELLDMPEGTAAFAIDRLAYSVDRAVEWRQTLVRGDRFGVTSGFSARSGHLIVTGGRDTNNENGPSALLLS from the coding sequence ATGGCTGGACCTGAGGGCACCACTCGCGGAGATCCGACGTCTCGGGGGGTTGACCGCACAAGCGCCCTACCTCTCTGGGCCCAGATCTACGACGACCTGCGTCGTCGACTCGACGCCGGCGCGTTCACCGCCGCGTTTCCGGGAGAACTCTCCCTCGTACGCGAGTACGGCGTAAGCAGACATACCGTGCGCGAAGCACTGCGCAAGCTACGCAGTGAAGGACTCGTCACCGCTGAACGAGGACGCTCCCCCATGCCCGTCCAACCCGCCGAGATCGAACAGCCCCTGGGGACCCTCTACAGCCTGTTCGCCTCCGTGGAGGCAGCTGGGCACACCCAGCACAGCGTCGTAATGGCACTCGACATCCGCGCCGACGGAGTCGTCACCACCCGCCTTGGCCTGGAGGAGTCCACCCCCCTCCTGTACCTAGCTCGCCTACGCCTTGCCGACAGCGAACCGCTTGCGATCGACCGGGTCTGGTTGCCCGCCAGCATCGCTGCCCCCCTACTCGAAGCCGACTTCGCCAACACTGCCCTGTACCACGAACTCGACACGCGCTGTGGGACACGCCTGTCCAGAGGTCACGAACGCCTCCGCGCTGTCATACCTACTCCAGCGGAGCAAGAACTGCTCGACATGCCCGAGGGCACCGCAGCGTTCGCAATTGACAGGCTCGCGTATTCGGTCGATCGGGCCGTCGAATGGCGTCAAACCCTGGTGCGCGGAGACCGCTTCGGAGTTACGTCGGGCTTTTCCGCGCGCAGTGGACACCTCATCGTTACAGGCGGCCGGGATACGAACAACGAGAACGGGCCGTCAGCACTACTCCTGAGCTGA
- a CDS encoding rhodanese-like domain-containing protein, whose translation MAPNRPDATPEVDLDQLAAALGSGAALIDVREMNEYVAGHVPGAVLIPMGQLPTRLGELTKHAPIYVICASGNRSAAMTDFLNRTGFDAYSVAGGTKGWAHSRRPVDTGMPRHA comes from the coding sequence ATGGCCCCGAACCGCCCAGACGCCACGCCCGAGGTCGACCTTGATCAGCTTGCCGCCGCACTCGGCTCCGGCGCGGCCCTGATCGATGTTCGCGAGATGAACGAATACGTCGCCGGGCATGTACCAGGTGCCGTGCTCATCCCGATGGGCCAACTTCCTACTCGGCTGGGCGAACTCACCAAACACGCCCCCATCTATGTCATTTGCGCCTCCGGCAACCGCAGCGCCGCGATGACCGACTTCCTCAACCGGACCGGCTTCGACGCGTACTCCGTCGCCGGCGGCACCAAGGGCTGGGCCCACTCCCGTCGGCCGGTCGACACCGGCATGCCACGACATGCCTGA
- a CDS encoding metal-sensing transcriptional repressor translates to MQIKPQPASDALIRIKRARGQLECAIEMMKTNGGCPELLTHLTAVSHSLDRADEDLQDLFLSAAPEAKA, encoded by the coding sequence ATGCAGATCAAGCCACAGCCGGCAAGCGACGCGCTGATCCGCATCAAACGCGCACGCGGCCAACTCGAGTGCGCGATCGAGATGATGAAGACCAACGGCGGTTGCCCCGAGCTGCTGACCCACCTGACGGCCGTGTCACACAGTCTCGACCGCGCCGACGAGGACCTGCAGGACCTCTTCCTCTCCGCGGCGCCGGAGGCGAAGGCCTGA
- a CDS encoding ArsR/SmtB family transcription factor, whose protein sequence is MPDSNRRAALFDQLAVVGKAFASAKRLELIDLLSQGERTVDSLAREAGLGLSTASAHLQVLKISNLVRTRREGTKIYYSLAGQDVATLYASMQAVAREHSADVDKALDAYLGVSGLGDVEEVTREELLERLAAGDVLLLDVRPPEEYAAGHIPGAVSVPFGEVAERMNTLEVDTDIVAYCRGAYCVLAHDAVRLLRAEGRQARRLQDGLLEWRLRGLPVEAGA, encoded by the coding sequence ATGCCCGATTCGAACCGCAGAGCAGCGCTCTTCGACCAGCTGGCCGTCGTGGGGAAGGCGTTCGCCAGCGCGAAACGCCTTGAGCTCATCGATCTGCTGAGTCAGGGAGAGCGCACGGTCGACTCCCTCGCTCGGGAGGCCGGCCTCGGCCTGAGCACCGCGTCGGCGCACCTGCAGGTACTCAAGATCTCCAACCTGGTCAGGACTCGCCGGGAGGGCACGAAGATTTACTACAGCCTCGCCGGCCAGGATGTGGCCACCCTGTACGCCTCGATGCAGGCCGTCGCCCGCGAGCACTCCGCTGATGTGGACAAGGCGCTGGATGCCTACCTCGGCGTGAGCGGGCTCGGCGACGTCGAGGAGGTGACGAGGGAGGAGCTCCTCGAGCGGTTGGCCGCCGGTGACGTGCTCCTGCTCGACGTGCGCCCGCCAGAGGAGTACGCCGCCGGACATATCCCGGGTGCGGTGTCGGTGCCCTTCGGCGAGGTCGCCGAACGGATGAACACCCTGGAGGTCGACACCGACATCGTGGCCTATTGCCGCGGCGCCTACTGCGTCCTGGCCCACGACGCCGTACGGCTGCTCCGTGCCGAAGGCAGGCAGGCGCGACGCCTTCAGGACGGGCTGCTGGAGTGGCGACTGCGGGGTCTCCCGGTGGAAGCGGGAGCCTGA
- a CDS encoding cytochrome c biogenesis CcdA family protein, whose product MSEVSLPAAFAVGVLALLSPCSALLLPSFFAYAFATRTAQLLRTLAFYAGLLATLVPLGAGVSAVSSIFYGHRSLLISIAGWAIIALGLVQVFGRSFAMPFAGRLQGLAHRPSAGDRRSWLSIAVLGAVYGLAGFCSGPALGAILTMAATQGSPVGGSILLAVYALGMATPLFVLAALWDRFHLARRRWLRGTMLGVGPLQVHTTSLVSGVLFIAIGVLFLRFDGTAGITGVLGVGDTTDLEAGAQERIVSLLSGVPAWAVPACVTVAAALWTYRRARTSQSRAEQPSAEPSESRDRDRHPDGPGPQASSDRS is encoded by the coding sequence ATGAGCGAGGTCAGCCTGCCCGCCGCGTTCGCGGTCGGCGTGCTGGCGCTGCTGTCGCCGTGCAGCGCGCTGCTCCTGCCCTCGTTCTTCGCGTACGCCTTCGCCACCCGGACCGCGCAACTCCTGCGCACGCTGGCCTTCTACGCCGGACTACTGGCGACGCTGGTACCGCTCGGGGCAGGCGTGAGCGCGGTGTCATCGATCTTCTACGGCCATCGGTCACTGCTGATCTCGATTGCCGGCTGGGCCATCATCGCCCTCGGGCTGGTGCAGGTGTTCGGCCGTAGCTTCGCGATGCCGTTCGCCGGCAGGCTGCAGGGCCTTGCCCACCGGCCCTCGGCGGGTGACCGGCGGAGCTGGTTGTCCATCGCCGTCCTCGGCGCCGTGTACGGGCTCGCCGGCTTCTGCTCCGGACCGGCTCTCGGCGCCATCCTCACCATGGCCGCCACGCAGGGTTCCCCGGTCGGTGGCAGCATCCTGCTGGCCGTCTACGCGCTGGGCATGGCTACGCCGCTGTTCGTCCTGGCGGCACTGTGGGATCGTTTCCACCTGGCGCGCCGTCGCTGGCTGCGCGGCACCATGCTCGGTGTGGGGCCGCTACAGGTGCACACCACCTCCCTGGTGTCGGGCGTTCTGTTCATCGCAATCGGCGTGCTCTTCCTCCGCTTCGACGGCACCGCCGGCATCACGGGCGTACTCGGCGTCGGCGACACCACCGACCTCGAGGCCGGTGCGCAGGAACGAATCGTCTCCCTGCTGAGTGGAGTGCCGGCGTGGGCGGTCCCAGCGTGCGTCACCGTGGCTGCAGCGCTGTGGACGTACCGACGCGCTCGAACATCTCAGTCTCGGGCCGAGCAGCCATCTGCCGAGCCCTCCGAATCCCGCGACCGCGACCGCCACCCCGACGGCCCCGGTCCGCAGGCATCATCTGACCGTTCGTGA
- a CDS encoding DsrE family protein, which translates to MTLAEGSPVREQTATAPASVVVHLDEGDPDKHASVLRNLRNLHAELTDSTIELVVHGPGIGAVLQNSPHAAELRAAITAGTTVVACRNTMRALDIAPGQLIPGVHTVNSGVAELVQRQTQGWVYIRP; encoded by the coding sequence GTGACACTCGCAGAAGGCAGCCCAGTGAGAGAACAGACCGCAACCGCCCCGGCCAGCGTCGTCGTCCACCTCGACGAAGGGGATCCCGACAAGCACGCATCGGTACTTCGTAACCTGCGGAACCTCCATGCCGAGCTCACCGACAGCACGATCGAACTCGTCGTCCATGGCCCCGGCATCGGGGCAGTACTGCAGAACTCGCCCCACGCCGCCGAGCTTCGTGCCGCCATCACCGCCGGGACGACCGTCGTCGCGTGCCGGAACACGATGCGGGCCCTCGACATCGCGCCGGGCCAACTGATCCCCGGCGTCCACACGGTCAACTCAGGCGTCGCCGAACTGGTCCAGCGCCAAACGCAAGGATGGGTTTACATCCGCCCATAA
- a CDS encoding rhodanese-like domain-containing protein has protein sequence MTQATHQVDATTVAGWLADPHRADAVTVVDVRTPAEFESAHIRGSYNVPLRLLDEHADQLRERLGHRVVLVCQSGVRADQARKRLAAAGMDGLHVLDGGVPAFATAGGDVVHGRRRWAIERQVRLAAGLLVLLGTLTSLLVPWMLALAVFVGAGLTFAGATDNCMMGRLLARLPYNRGDEPTAETVLGRLPTGRSA, from the coding sequence ATGACTCAGGCAACGCATCAGGTCGACGCGACGACGGTTGCCGGCTGGCTAGCCGACCCCCACCGTGCCGATGCGGTGACCGTCGTCGACGTACGCACTCCTGCGGAGTTCGAGTCCGCGCACATCCGGGGTTCGTACAACGTGCCGCTCCGACTTCTCGACGAGCACGCCGACCAGTTGCGTGAACGCCTCGGCCACCGGGTCGTGCTCGTGTGCCAGTCCGGCGTCCGGGCCGATCAGGCGAGGAAGCGCCTCGCCGCAGCCGGCATGGACGGCCTGCACGTCCTGGACGGCGGCGTGCCCGCCTTCGCCACGGCCGGCGGCGACGTCGTCCACGGGCGCCGACGGTGGGCCATCGAGCGGCAGGTACGCCTGGCCGCCGGCCTTCTCGTCCTCCTCGGAACGCTGACCAGCCTGCTGGTGCCGTGGATGCTTGCGCTCGCCGTGTTCGTCGGCGCCGGCCTGACGTTCGCCGGGGCCACCGACAACTGCATGATGGGTCGCCTGCTGGCCCGCCTGCCCTACAACCGGGGCGACGAACCCACCGCCGAGACCGTCCTCGGCCGGCTGCCCACGGGACGGTCCGCATGA
- a CDS encoding sulfite exporter TauE/SafE family protein gives MTAALLLGLLIGVLLGLLGGGGSILAVPALVYGVGMPLRTAIPTSLLVVGVSALTGLIPRLRTGQIQWRIAAVFGLSGAAAAFGGAAVNRLLPPWVVLAGFAVLMVAAGLRMLREPSDTGGACALPGGGVHWQTCLPKAIATGAVVGFLTGLFGVGGGFLIVPALVLLLGLPMTAAVGTSLVIVAVNAAAGFVAYAGQVTLDYTLTAAFAGSAIVGSLVAGRAATRLNAGRLRRWFAYLVLAVAALVVVLLIIDPAAIEK, from the coding sequence GTGACCGCGGCACTCCTGCTCGGGCTGCTCATCGGCGTCCTGCTGGGGCTGCTGGGCGGAGGCGGTTCGATCTTGGCCGTTCCCGCCCTGGTCTACGGCGTGGGAATGCCGCTGCGCACCGCGATCCCCACCTCCCTGCTCGTCGTGGGCGTCTCCGCGCTCACCGGCCTCATCCCACGCCTGCGGACCGGGCAGATCCAGTGGCGGATCGCCGCGGTGTTCGGCCTCTCTGGCGCGGCAGCCGCCTTCGGCGGTGCCGCTGTCAACCGACTGTTGCCCCCGTGGGTCGTACTCGCCGGTTTCGCCGTCCTGATGGTCGCCGCCGGTCTACGCATGCTGCGCGAACCCTCCGACACCGGTGGCGCCTGTGCCCTGCCCGGTGGTGGCGTCCACTGGCAGACCTGCCTGCCCAAGGCCATCGCCACCGGAGCCGTTGTCGGCTTCCTCACCGGCCTGTTCGGCGTCGGCGGCGGCTTCCTCATCGTTCCCGCGCTCGTGCTACTCCTCGGCCTGCCGATGACAGCGGCGGTCGGCACCTCGCTGGTCATCGTCGCCGTGAACGCCGCCGCCGGGTTCGTCGCCTACGCCGGCCAGGTCACCCTCGACTACACCCTCACCGCCGCGTTCGCCGGAAGTGCGATCGTCGGCTCCCTCGTCGCCGGACGGGCCGCCACGCGACTGAACGCCGGCCGGCTACGCCGCTGGTTCGCCTACCTCGTCCTCGCCGTCGCGGCCCTCGTCGTCGTACTCCTGATCATCGACCCCGCCGCCATCGAAAAGTAG
- a CDS encoding DsbA family protein — translation MNANAASPNPNGRPRKGRPVSEPTPGSRGRMLLPIAIAAVAAMFTAVMLLPALTGDSGDGGSAAATHDPTPKASPSASPTAPSPTTGDPLGNAGAPIALGRENAPVVMFAYSDFQCPFCGKFARDTEPELIRKYVDNGTLRIEWRDFPYLGPESLTAAKAARAAAMQGKFWPFHNALYADQPPPNSGKLTEDHLAGIAKRLKLDMPQFRRDLKSQQVADAVARDFSDGQAHGISGTPAFVINGRFVIGAQPLETFTKVIDEAAKNPG, via the coding sequence GTGAACGCCAATGCCGCATCGCCCAACCCGAACGGACGCCCCCGGAAAGGACGCCCAGTGTCTGAACCCACCCCCGGCAGCCGCGGTCGCATGCTTCTGCCGATCGCCATCGCCGCGGTCGCCGCCATGTTCACCGCAGTCATGCTGCTCCCCGCACTGACCGGGGACTCCGGCGACGGGGGCAGCGCCGCAGCCACGCACGACCCCACGCCGAAGGCCTCACCGAGCGCCTCCCCGACGGCGCCGAGTCCCACTACCGGAGATCCGCTCGGCAATGCCGGCGCGCCAATCGCGCTCGGCAGGGAGAACGCGCCGGTGGTGATGTTCGCCTACTCCGACTTCCAGTGCCCCTTCTGCGGCAAGTTCGCCCGGGACACCGAACCCGAACTGATCAGAAAGTACGTCGACAACGGCACGCTCCGCATCGAGTGGCGGGACTTCCCCTACCTCGGCCCGGAGTCCCTCACGGCCGCCAAAGCGGCGCGCGCCGCGGCGATGCAGGGCAAGTTCTGGCCCTTCCACAACGCGCTGTACGCCGACCAACCGCCCCCGAACAGCGGCAAGCTGACCGAGGACCACCTTGCCGGCATCGCGAAACGACTGAAGCTCGACATGCCGCAGTTTCGTCGCGACCTGAAGTCGCAGCAGGTGGCCGACGCCGTGGCACGCGACTTCTCCGACGGCCAGGCGCACGGAATCAGCGGCACCCCCGCATTCGTGATCAACGGCCGGTTCGTCATCGGCGCGCAGCCTCTCGAAACCTTCACGAAGGTCATCGACGAGGCCGCCAAGAACCCCGGATGA
- a CDS encoding aminoglycoside phosphotransferase family protein: protein MVSISSHASGQIMRLVAGHLGLEGVRRAVSDPFAYGLGPLLDQCLPGRSRLVVPHLLRSKYKPGHKLSAYYTLDAGRDRRTSRHLAVTWSMVPADLGGTSPLEREAKASGLVEPFTRLVAASPDGCLTLVIAPIDPAFPRLVRLYEPGYVTSTAASLAGRLATGGREVHPEVHTEVHTIRYRPGQRHVLRVVTAESAGGAGECSPASSETFLKAYRDGTGARAIAVAAALDTLLTASVPGVRPARPIGYVEADQAAWWAAEDGEPLWRRLTDPRAPGLLRRIGQALRVVHDAGHVPADAARSRTVPAYPPIPTLPILPRYDASAELAAVVRAAEHIQGLLPQVGTRIRDVISRLGDRLAARPAEPATLTHGDLKCDNILATHGELRLLDLDRAAIAEPALDLGKFVADLSWWHASLDVDARPAISAFLDGYGPCDRVRLARAHDLAVLFQLKLGARRIPVHHPEWADHVDGAVRLAENAVAGGAQ, encoded by the coding sequence GTGGTCAGCATCTCCTCGCACGCGTCCGGGCAGATCATGCGCCTCGTCGCCGGCCACCTCGGGCTGGAAGGCGTCCGCCGGGCCGTCAGCGACCCGTTCGCCTACGGCCTCGGGCCGTTGCTGGACCAGTGCCTGCCGGGTCGGTCGAGACTGGTTGTCCCGCACCTGCTGCGGTCGAAGTACAAACCAGGCCACAAGCTCTCCGCGTACTACACCCTCGATGCGGGAAGGGACCGCCGCACTTCCCGCCATCTCGCCGTCACGTGGTCGATGGTTCCGGCCGACCTCGGCGGGACTTCGCCACTGGAACGCGAGGCGAAGGCCAGCGGTCTGGTGGAGCCCTTCACGCGGCTGGTGGCAGCCTCGCCGGACGGGTGCCTCACGCTCGTGATCGCCCCGATCGATCCTGCCTTCCCGCGGCTCGTCCGCCTCTACGAGCCCGGCTACGTGACCTCGACGGCCGCGAGCCTCGCCGGTCGGCTCGCGACGGGTGGGCGTGAGGTTCACCCGGAGGTACACACGGAGGTTCACACCATCCGCTACCGCCCCGGTCAGCGGCACGTCCTCCGCGTCGTGACGGCCGAAAGCGCCGGAGGGGCGGGGGAGTGCTCGCCGGCCTCGAGCGAGACCTTCCTCAAGGCGTATCGCGACGGGACCGGCGCGCGCGCGATCGCGGTCGCGGCGGCGCTGGACACCCTACTGACGGCGTCGGTGCCGGGAGTCCGGCCCGCGCGGCCGATCGGGTACGTCGAGGCCGACCAGGCAGCGTGGTGGGCGGCGGAGGACGGCGAGCCGCTCTGGCGGCGGTTGACCGACCCGCGGGCGCCCGGCCTCCTCCGCCGGATCGGCCAGGCGCTGCGGGTGGTGCACGACGCGGGGCATGTTCCTGCCGATGCCGCGCGGTCGCGAACGGTGCCTGCGTACCCGCCGATCCCGACGTTGCCGATATTGCCGCGGTACGACGCGTCTGCGGAGCTGGCTGCCGTCGTCCGCGCCGCCGAACACATCCAGGGCCTGCTCCCACAGGTCGGCACCCGGATCCGGGACGTCATCAGCCGCCTCGGTGACCGTCTGGCCGCCCGCCCGGCCGAACCCGCGACCCTGACCCACGGCGACCTGAAGTGCGACAACATCCTTGCCACCCATGGCGAGCTCCGACTGCTCGACCTGGACCGCGCGGCGATCGCGGAACCCGCGCTCGACCTGGGGAAATTCGTCGCTGACCTGTCGTGGTGGCATGCCTCGCTCGATGTGGACGCGCGGCCGGCGATCTCGGCGTTCCTCGACGGGTACGGTCCCTGCGACCGCGTCCGGCTGGCCCGGGCGCACGACCTCGCCGTGCTCTTCCAGCTCAAGCTCGGCGCCCGGCGGATCCCGGTGCACCACCCCGAGTGGGCGGACCACGTCGACGGCGCCGTCCGGCTGGCCGAGAACGCCGTGGCCGGAGGTGCACAGTGA
- a CDS encoding glycosyltransferase family protein: protein MPASTLTISDSPLGQFFTPSGGHDYLKLPCIRKTGPGLWQPVALASPFDDVLALRRELIRSAVQKFRPDVLLVDHMPTGAMGELVPALEAARARPVRVVLGLRDILDAPETVQRRWRLEGAFETIERHYDDVLVYGSREVYDVAAEYDWPAAPAQRVRYCGYVCATQSSRYSAEVRGRYLDRAPADSALVVAMAGGGADAYPLFDALLRSLPNLLTDRPCVVVLVTGPFLPEEERCRLVDRARGLPVHILTSVPDSLSYIGAADLVIAMAGYNTTVEILSQNKPALLVPRSGPSAEQQLRARLFAERGWVHWLPPDQLAGDAFGDAAAKLLTGAARTPDYPPDLRGREVAAQRLLAGLDQVRPKSEAQVLAPAPASVGDPQLLVEG from the coding sequence ATGCCCGCAAGCACCCTGACCATTTCCGACTCGCCGTTGGGCCAGTTCTTCACGCCCTCCGGTGGCCATGACTACCTGAAGCTTCCGTGCATCCGGAAAACCGGCCCCGGCCTTTGGCAACCGGTCGCCCTGGCGTCGCCGTTCGACGACGTACTCGCCCTGCGACGTGAGCTGATCCGCAGCGCGGTCCAGAAGTTCCGGCCGGACGTCCTGCTGGTCGACCACATGCCGACCGGCGCGATGGGCGAGCTGGTGCCCGCCCTGGAAGCCGCCCGGGCGAGACCGGTGCGGGTAGTGCTTGGCCTTCGCGACATCCTCGACGCCCCTGAGACCGTACAGCGGAGGTGGCGGCTCGAGGGCGCCTTCGAGACGATCGAACGCCACTACGACGACGTGCTCGTCTACGGGTCGCGCGAGGTGTACGACGTGGCCGCGGAGTACGACTGGCCGGCGGCCCCGGCCCAGCGCGTGCGCTACTGCGGATACGTGTGCGCGACGCAGTCGAGCCGGTATTCCGCGGAGGTGCGCGGGCGCTACCTCGACCGGGCGCCTGCCGACTCGGCCCTCGTCGTTGCGATGGCCGGTGGTGGTGCGGACGCCTACCCGTTGTTCGACGCCCTGCTGCGGTCGCTTCCGAACTTGCTCACCGACAGACCGTGCGTCGTCGTCCTGGTCACCGGGCCCTTCCTCCCGGAAGAGGAGCGGTGCCGGCTTGTGGATCGTGCCCGTGGTCTGCCGGTCCACATCCTCACCTCGGTCCCCGATTCGCTCAGCTATATCGGCGCGGCCGATCTGGTCATCGCGATGGCCGGCTACAACACGACTGTCGAGATCCTCAGCCAGAACAAGCCCGCACTGTTGGTGCCGCGCAGCGGTCCGAGCGCGGAGCAGCAGCTGCGGGCGCGGTTGTTCGCCGAGCGAGGTTGGGTGCACTGGCTGCCGCCGGACCAGCTCGCGGGGGACGCGTTCGGGGACGCCGCCGCGAAGCTCCTGACCGGAGCAGCCCGTACGCCGGACTATCCACCGGACCTGCGTGGCCGCGAGGTGGCGGCCCAGCGGCTGCTGGCGGGCCTGGACCAGGTGAGGCCGAAATCCGAAGCGCAGGTGCTTGCGCCCGCCCCGGCTTCGGTCGGGGACCCACAACTGCTGGTCGAGGGCTGA
- a CDS encoding cation-transporting P-type ATPase, whose translation MGTSASPRGLSSAQARALLDQVGPNAVPEERPSVLVRAVRRLWAPVPWMLEATIVLELALAKWLEAGIVGSSPWALVRSPPILSRCRPSVLSACTRRDGDLPCTGSGLRLRRRGEEEVLQVLVGAVETV comes from the coding sequence ATGGGTACGTCGGCGTCGCCTCGGGGGTTGTCGTCGGCGCAGGCGCGCGCCCTCCTGGACCAGGTGGGGCCGAACGCGGTTCCGGAGGAACGGCCGAGCGTTCTCGTCCGGGCCGTACGGAGGCTGTGGGCGCCGGTCCCCTGGATGCTCGAGGCCACCATCGTGCTCGAGCTGGCTCTGGCCAAGTGGCTGGAAGCCGGCATCGTCGGTTCGTCGCCGTGGGCGTTGGTGCGTTCGCCACCGATCTTGTCAAGGTGCCGGCCTTCCGTGCTCTCGGCATGCACCAGGCGGGACGGTGACCTGCCGTGCACCGGCTCAGGCCTTCGCCTCCGGCGCCGCGGAGAGGAAGAGGTCCTGCAGGTCCTCGTCGGCGCGGTCGAGACTGTGTGA